The following are from one region of the Stigmatella ashevillena genome:
- the pglX gene encoding BREX-2 system adenine-specific DNA-methyltransferase PglX, which yields MSIANLPKLLQPALKAIEKDLFARAKTDSVEAGLKKAWEDEQKSGQTGLGFDPWRRERVTQLAVAWILSVVFVRTLEDRGYIAPRVAGASGDALRAAEDREALYLQVAPFLGPREYLLAVFRELSKLPGARDVFDTKHNPIWVLSPSSEGAKAMLDFFRKRDASGAPALVFTREDTRFLGDLYQDLSEAVRKRYALLQTPEFVEEFILDQTLDPAISEFGLKDVSLIDPTCGSGHFLLGGFRRLLGRWQKEAPTEHIADLARRALDQVYGVDINPYAVAIARFRLVLALLDAVGIKRLEKAPDIRPHVVVADSLLHRFDQRADSKGQMSLGDDLHWGERLFQLENRGDVESVLSKRFHAVVGNPPYITEKDGVKRKKFIEMYRSAAGQFALAAPFTERFFELALQGGFVGLINANSFTKRDFGAPLIQKVLPRFDLAKIVDTSGCYLPGHGTPTLLMFGRNREPAGANVVAVLGKRGERDVPTNPAAAPVWKEIIAHHAEPGFDGSHISVEEITRSESARHPWVLTGGGARGFLQAMKATAPDTLSTVIDDIGYSVIIGQDEAFVRPAHVARDLPTIPVGVGDVIRDWAISSVDVAIRPFDPKTLDVVEDQRVIRTLWFARRILEERVVSGSTSMKTAGKKWFDLRRLSRSKHSTPLSIALAFVATHNHFALDHGGRIFKQSAPVIKLPSHRDESDHLAFIGYLNSSTVAFWCRLVMFPKGGDQVGDGARLSATQWNRHLEYAGNLLQQLPVPKIEGLRTKLLDLVVAAEETVKHMAEQAPEKVVTATLSSTPKLAVLRDARAKSLAERARLRGILVSLQEEMDWRVYGLFGLPTFEAPSVDAVRVPVEPNHRPFEVRLAREVATDISASDWFRVHKREAPKDVGGPLAELYRQRLRLLDQPEHGRQLRLLETPETKRRWSPPDDKKAFSDAVRRWLLARIEKSFRDQAQPELRTARQLALELGRDPAVAAAHELLTEESGLDLVKLLSDLIDSEGVPFLAGYRYAEAGLEKRASWEETWRLQRIEDEDPKKLQEELKRLNLKSIPVPDKYGPKDFLRHYWGLRGKLDVPKERFVTVPGGNTDEDTTPLVGWAGWNPLQVAQALSGLYQRRKTEDGWQKDRLVPLLAGLDERVPWLLQWHNEPSADFGGMKLGEFFRDFVAGEAHALGVAVGDLRKWTPPAAPKRMTVDPAEVLAALSAWKPEVEEDEEDDGEDAEPPEGPTDVELASAVGVTKALVAKALKKLIADGLVEKLSGRPARYVATGDQA from the coding sequence ATGAGCATCGCGAACTTGCCGAAGCTGCTGCAGCCCGCACTCAAGGCGATCGAGAAGGACCTCTTCGCGCGCGCGAAGACGGATAGCGTCGAGGCCGGCCTGAAGAAGGCGTGGGAGGACGAGCAGAAGTCCGGACAGACGGGGCTCGGCTTCGACCCGTGGCGTCGTGAGCGCGTCACCCAGCTCGCCGTCGCGTGGATCTTGTCGGTCGTCTTCGTGCGCACGCTCGAAGACCGCGGCTACATCGCCCCGCGCGTGGCCGGCGCCTCGGGGGATGCGCTGCGCGCCGCTGAAGACCGCGAGGCTCTGTACCTTCAGGTCGCGCCGTTCCTCGGGCCGCGCGAGTACCTCCTCGCGGTGTTCCGCGAGCTTTCGAAGCTCCCCGGCGCGCGCGATGTCTTCGACACCAAGCACAACCCGATCTGGGTGCTCTCGCCGTCGAGCGAGGGCGCCAAGGCAATGCTCGACTTCTTCCGCAAGCGCGATGCGAGCGGTGCGCCCGCGCTGGTCTTCACGCGCGAGGACACGCGCTTCCTGGGCGATCTGTACCAGGACCTCTCCGAGGCAGTCCGCAAGCGCTACGCGTTGCTCCAGACGCCGGAGTTCGTCGAGGAGTTCATCCTCGACCAGACGCTCGACCCGGCTATCTCGGAGTTCGGACTCAAGGACGTGAGCCTCATCGACCCGACCTGCGGCTCGGGCCACTTCCTGCTCGGTGGGTTCCGGCGGCTCCTCGGGCGCTGGCAGAAGGAGGCGCCGACGGAGCACATCGCGGACCTCGCGCGCCGCGCGCTCGACCAGGTCTACGGCGTCGACATCAACCCCTACGCGGTCGCCATCGCCCGCTTCCGCCTGGTGCTCGCCCTGCTCGATGCAGTGGGCATCAAGCGTCTCGAGAAGGCCCCCGACATCCGTCCCCACGTCGTCGTCGCCGATAGCCTCCTTCATCGCTTCGACCAGCGTGCGGACTCGAAGGGGCAGATGTCATTGGGCGACGATCTGCACTGGGGTGAGCGCCTGTTCCAGCTTGAGAATCGCGGCGACGTCGAGAGCGTACTCAGCAAGCGATTCCATGCCGTCGTCGGTAACCCGCCGTACATCACCGAGAAGGATGGAGTTAAGCGCAAGAAGTTCATCGAGATGTATCGAAGCGCAGCCGGACAATTTGCCCTGGCTGCGCCTTTCACCGAGCGCTTCTTCGAACTCGCACTTCAGGGTGGCTTCGTTGGGCTCATCAACGCCAACTCCTTCACCAAGCGAGACTTTGGGGCGCCGCTGATCCAGAAGGTTCTCCCGCGCTTCGATCTGGCGAAGATCGTTGACACCTCTGGCTGCTACCTGCCTGGTCACGGGACTCCGACGCTCCTCATGTTCGGGCGCAACAGAGAGCCCGCAGGCGCCAACGTAGTCGCGGTTCTCGGCAAACGTGGCGAGCGGGACGTGCCCACTAATCCGGCGGCTGCTCCTGTGTGGAAGGAGATTATCGCTCACCACGCCGAGCCGGGCTTCGACGGATCTCACATCTCGGTCGAAGAGATCACCCGCAGTGAATCCGCCCGTCATCCGTGGGTGCTGACGGGTGGTGGTGCGCGCGGTTTCCTGCAAGCGATGAAGGCGACCGCCCCGGACACTCTTAGCACGGTCATCGACGACATTGGCTACTCGGTGATCATCGGCCAAGACGAGGCCTTCGTTCGACCTGCTCATGTCGCGAGGGATTTGCCGACCATTCCAGTGGGGGTCGGTGACGTCATTCGAGACTGGGCGATCAGCTCGGTCGATGTCGCTATCCGCCCCTTCGATCCTAAGACGCTCGATGTGGTTGAGGATCAACGAGTGATTCGAACTCTGTGGTTTGCGCGACGCATCCTTGAAGAGCGCGTCGTGTCCGGCTCCACTTCGATGAAGACGGCCGGGAAGAAGTGGTTCGATCTCCGTCGATTGTCGCGGTCGAAGCACAGCACGCCGTTGTCGATCGCGCTTGCGTTTGTCGCGACGCACAACCACTTCGCACTGGATCATGGCGGCAGGATTTTCAAGCAGAGCGCACCCGTCATCAAACTGCCATCGCACCGTGATGAGTCCGACCACCTCGCGTTCATCGGCTACCTGAACTCCTCCACCGTCGCGTTCTGGTGTCGCCTCGTAATGTTCCCGAAGGGTGGTGATCAGGTTGGAGATGGCGCTCGACTGTCTGCGACGCAATGGAATCGCCATCTTGAGTACGCCGGCAACCTACTCCAGCAGCTCCCGGTCCCGAAGATCGAGGGCCTGCGCACCAAGCTGCTCGACCTCGTCGTCGCGGCCGAGGAGACCGTGAAGCATATGGCCGAGCAGGCACCTGAGAAGGTTGTTACAGCGACGCTCTCGTCGACGCCCAAGCTCGCCGTGCTTCGCGATGCGCGCGCCAAGAGCCTCGCCGAGCGGGCGCGCCTGCGAGGCATCCTCGTCTCGCTGCAAGAGGAGATGGATTGGCGCGTCTACGGCCTTTTCGGTCTGCCGACGTTCGAAGCGCCCTCGGTCGATGCCGTGCGCGTGCCCGTCGAGCCGAACCACCGCCCCTTCGAGGTGCGGTTGGCGCGCGAGGTCGCGACCGACATTTCGGCGTCGGACTGGTTCCGCGTCCACAAGCGCGAGGCCCCGAAGGACGTCGGCGGTCCGCTCGCCGAGCTCTACCGCCAGCGTTTGCGCCTCCTCGACCAGCCCGAGCACGGCAGGCAACTTCGCCTGCTCGAGACGCCCGAAACTAAGCGCCGCTGGTCGCCGCCCGACGACAAGAAGGCATTCTCCGACGCCGTGCGCAGATGGCTGCTCGCGCGCATTGAGAAGTCATTTCGTGACCAAGCGCAGCCCGAGCTGCGCACCGCGCGTCAGCTCGCCCTGGAACTCGGGCGCGATCCGGCGGTCGCCGCTGCGCACGAGCTGCTCACCGAGGAGAGCGGCCTCGATCTCGTGAAGCTCCTCTCCGATCTCATCGATAGCGAGGGCGTGCCTTTCCTCGCGGGCTACCGCTACGCCGAGGCCGGCCTGGAGAAGCGCGCGAGCTGGGAGGAGACCTGGCGGCTGCAGCGTATTGAGGACGAGGATCCGAAGAAGCTCCAAGAGGAGCTGAAGCGACTGAACCTCAAGAGCATCCCGGTGCCTGACAAGTACGGTCCCAAGGACTTCCTCCGGCACTACTGGGGTCTGCGCGGAAAGCTCGACGTGCCGAAGGAGCGCTTCGTCACCGTACCCGGCGGCAACACCGACGAGGACACGACGCCGCTCGTCGGCTGGGCGGGCTGGAACCCCCTGCAGGTCGCGCAGGCGCTCTCCGGCCTGTACCAGCGCCGCAAGACGGAGGACGGCTGGCAGAAGGACCGCCTCGTGCCGCTGCTCGCCGGCCTCGACGAGCGCGTGCCCTGGCTCCTCCAGTGGCACAACGAACCGTCGGCTGACTTCGGGGGCATGAAGCTTGGCGAGTTCTTCCGCGACTTCGTGGCGGGCGAGGCGCACGCGCTCGGCGTGGCCGTGGGCGATCTGCGCAAGTGGACGCCGCCTGCAGCGCCGAAGCGCATGACGGTCGACCCGGCCGAGGTGCTCGCCGCGCTCTCGGCCTGGAAGCCCGAGGTCGAAGAGGACGAGGAAGACGACGGCGAGGACGCCGAACCGCCCGAGGGGCCGACCGACGTCGAGCTCGCCAGCGCCGTGGGCGTCACCAAGGCGCTCGTCGCCAAGGCGCTGAAGAAGCTCATCGCCGACGGGCTCGTTGAGAAGCTCTCCGGGCGCCCTGCTCGGTACGTGGCCACTGGGGACCAAGCATGA
- a CDS encoding protein kinase domain-containing protein — protein MALPETRIHRGRPTPFPWERQALDLVYKHASLSDTDPHQAWELHELYDPSSGRLYEIDLLFLSRQGLFLVEIKSHPGVLTGDIVDWTITENGRRRTIECPYPGANLKAKVLGDLLERHLGTDRPYVHAAVFLSNVTEVRLDSGRPPWLLLPDDVGSKLVNGLDGRDARRIVNRPMMKQLLQAAHKIGLRPSTTARVVSGYQLGLLLDDGEGYQEHLAKNTVVETDQARVRSYLVPAATSAERRSQLHRAAKREAQTLAQIGQHPGILAYRSFVDDAPLGPAVLFEAFAGSLPLHAFVRQEPNLTFDERLGLLQQIVEAVAHCHRSGVLHRNLSPASVLVRRGSDGRIHVRLHRFHTAAWIEHSSVGTRHFHQLSQDVDRLYQAPEVLADPAKATYESDVFSVGCLAWLVLTGQHPAATVPEREQRIKGVKDGEGGLRPSAVRADLAILDDAIAFATQPNLHARADDIAEWFNAFVLEALTRPTADVGAGADPRDAQKGDTLQGGLRVERRLGSGGTALVLHVRREGRDLALKVPHDAGCGERLLSEAKTLRELRHEHIVALRDVVTLGGLPCLLLEFAGERSLGDVLREQGTLPLELARRYGDDLLSAVQYLEEAGVTHRDIKPTNVGFTSLSKKQSHLLLLDFSLSSAAPTAITAGTAEWRDPWLYLRGAWDAEADRYAAAAVLYHALTAARPTLPQGDATSEIVVEAERFDAAVRDRLTAFFRKAFAREAKARFASAEAMRQAWVHALSVEAETDDGASAIALDQVRPETPVDALPLSARARNALDRAGVSTVAELLLLPRNQLSVVRGVGTQVARDIVKVADELRARFEVENRPVLVPGFARPRLILEEPEAGIDASTVDRLVAAGLKTTVDAALAHAARIEKLLGRPRAEALRERLVALAAAEPTPGSLGDWARELIGRASQNEANKRLRVLVGLDSLPDERPDTGLPAARTVSEVAGAFGLDPAQIYASLQFLRNKRWGDSAAAASLTEALSSALDALAPAAPLVDLAKALAKARTDGTPSDDDVRTAAALVRVALELRPNPPATWRRVGGTPWVARDPEVLDALAALAETADSLAVAEPLLSSEVVRSKLAEVAEGTPLATLPADQRLTLAARASTNAAASARLELYPRGMDATRALALSLAALSGEGLTPDAVKKRVAARYPEAAPLPERPALDALLAPHGLVFMPDVGSGEYVRPGVHAHTSMTVALPARKPTAPGLPQRRSPDAQRAAAFQDQLDRGVAAGRFRVVQVRADIASHATDALASALKTKAVSLDHELFAAVRKTAAKLDVDWANIEAADRAGPDGPDWPLLLELVRQATDGVVDDLLKRREQTLILAWPGALARYGLSGALSHIVDEAERGDAPAILLVVPSHADGTAPSINGRLPVPAPLPSQRLVMPDAWLANAHKAAETP, from the coding sequence GTGGCTCTTCCCGAGACGCGCATCCATCGCGGTCGACCGACTCCGTTTCCCTGGGAGCGGCAGGCGCTCGATCTCGTCTACAAGCACGCGTCGCTCTCGGACACCGATCCGCATCAGGCGTGGGAGCTGCACGAGCTCTATGACCCGTCGTCGGGCCGTCTCTACGAGATCGACCTTCTCTTCCTCTCGCGGCAGGGTCTGTTCCTCGTCGAGATCAAGAGCCACCCCGGCGTGCTCACGGGTGACATTGTCGACTGGACGATCACCGAGAACGGGCGGCGCCGCACGATCGAGTGCCCGTACCCCGGCGCGAACCTCAAGGCGAAGGTGCTCGGAGACCTGCTCGAACGACACCTTGGGACGGATCGCCCCTACGTTCATGCTGCGGTCTTTCTCTCCAACGTGACCGAAGTCCGGCTCGACAGCGGTCGACCGCCATGGCTCCTGCTCCCCGATGACGTCGGCAGCAAGCTCGTCAACGGGCTCGATGGTCGCGACGCGCGCCGCATCGTCAACCGGCCGATGATGAAGCAGCTCCTCCAGGCTGCGCACAAGATCGGGCTGCGCCCGAGCACCACGGCGCGCGTGGTGAGCGGCTACCAGCTCGGCTTGTTGCTCGACGACGGCGAGGGCTATCAGGAGCACCTCGCGAAGAACACGGTCGTCGAGACCGACCAGGCGCGCGTCCGCAGCTACCTCGTGCCCGCCGCGACGTCGGCCGAACGACGCTCGCAGCTCCACCGCGCCGCCAAGCGCGAGGCGCAGACGCTCGCGCAGATCGGCCAGCACCCGGGCATCCTCGCGTACCGGTCCTTCGTCGATGACGCCCCGCTGGGCCCGGCGGTGCTCTTCGAGGCCTTCGCCGGATCGCTCCCGCTCCATGCCTTCGTTCGCCAGGAGCCGAACCTCACCTTCGACGAGCGCCTGGGGCTCCTGCAGCAGATCGTCGAGGCGGTCGCCCACTGCCACCGCTCGGGTGTCCTGCACCGCAACCTCTCGCCCGCGTCGGTGCTCGTGCGGCGGGGCAGCGACGGGCGCATCCACGTGCGCCTTCATCGCTTCCATACCGCCGCGTGGATCGAGCACTCGAGCGTCGGCACGAGGCACTTTCACCAGCTCTCGCAGGACGTCGACCGCCTGTATCAGGCGCCCGAAGTGCTCGCCGATCCCGCGAAGGCCACCTACGAGAGCGACGTGTTCTCGGTGGGCTGTCTCGCGTGGCTCGTGCTCACCGGGCAGCACCCGGCCGCCACGGTCCCGGAGCGCGAGCAGCGCATCAAGGGCGTGAAGGACGGCGAAGGGGGCCTGCGCCCGTCAGCGGTGCGCGCGGACCTCGCCATCCTCGATGATGCCATCGCCTTCGCGACGCAGCCGAACCTCCACGCGCGTGCCGACGACATCGCCGAGTGGTTCAACGCGTTCGTGCTCGAAGCGCTCACGCGCCCCACCGCCGACGTGGGCGCCGGCGCCGATCCGCGTGACGCGCAGAAGGGCGACACGCTGCAAGGGGGACTGCGCGTCGAGCGACGCCTCGGCTCGGGCGGAACGGCGCTCGTGCTCCACGTGCGCCGCGAGGGGCGCGACCTGGCGCTCAAGGTCCCGCACGACGCCGGCTGTGGTGAGCGCCTGCTCTCCGAAGCGAAGACGCTGCGCGAGCTGCGCCACGAGCACATCGTCGCGCTGCGCGACGTCGTCACCCTGGGCGGGCTCCCGTGCCTGCTCCTCGAGTTCGCGGGAGAGCGCAGCCTCGGTGATGTGCTGCGCGAACAGGGCACGCTGCCGCTCGAGCTCGCGCGCCGCTACGGCGACGACCTGCTGTCGGCGGTCCAGTACCTCGAGGAGGCCGGGGTCACCCACCGCGACATCAAGCCGACCAACGTCGGCTTCACCAGCCTCTCGAAGAAGCAGAGCCACCTGCTCTTGCTCGACTTCTCGCTCTCGTCGGCGGCCCCGACCGCCATCACCGCGGGCACCGCCGAGTGGCGTGATCCATGGCTCTACCTGCGCGGCGCCTGGGACGCCGAGGCCGACCGCTACGCCGCCGCCGCCGTGCTCTACCACGCGCTGACGGCCGCCCGTCCGACGCTCCCGCAGGGCGACGCGACCTCCGAGATCGTCGTCGAGGCCGAGCGCTTCGACGCGGCCGTGCGCGACCGCCTCACCGCGTTCTTCCGCAAAGCCTTCGCGCGCGAAGCGAAGGCGCGCTTCGCGAGCGCGGAGGCGATGCGCCAGGCCTGGGTCCACGCGCTCTCCGTCGAGGCCGAGACCGACGACGGCGCTTCCGCCATCGCGCTCGACCAGGTGCGCCCCGAGACGCCGGTCGACGCGCTGCCGCTCTCGGCGCGCGCGCGCAACGCGCTGGACCGCGCGGGCGTGTCGACGGTCGCGGAGCTCCTGCTCCTGCCGCGCAACCAGCTCTCGGTCGTGCGCGGCGTCGGCACCCAGGTCGCTCGCGACATCGTCAAGGTTGCCGACGAGCTTCGCGCCCGCTTCGAGGTGGAGAACCGCCCGGTGCTCGTGCCCGGCTTCGCGCGCCCGCGCCTGATTCTCGAGGAGCCCGAGGCCGGAATCGACGCGAGCACGGTCGATCGTCTCGTCGCGGCGGGCCTCAAGACCACCGTTGATGCTGCACTCGCGCATGCCGCGCGCATCGAGAAGCTGCTCGGCAGGCCGCGCGCGGAGGCGCTGCGTGAACGGCTCGTGGCGCTTGCGGCAGCAGAACCGACGCCCGGCTCGCTCGGCGACTGGGCCCGCGAGCTGATCGGCCGTGCCAGCCAGAACGAGGCCAACAAGCGCCTGCGCGTGCTCGTCGGCCTCGATTCGCTGCCCGACGAGCGCCCCGACACGGGCCTTCCGGCGGCGCGCACCGTGTCTGAGGTGGCCGGCGCGTTCGGCCTCGATCCGGCGCAGATTTACGCGAGCCTCCAGTTCCTGCGCAACAAGCGGTGGGGGGACAGCGCGGCCGCGGCCTCGCTGACCGAGGCGCTGTCCTCGGCCCTCGACGCGCTGGCGCCCGCCGCGCCGCTCGTCGACCTGGCGAAGGCGCTGGCGAAGGCGCGCACCGACGGAACACCGAGCGACGACGACGTGCGGACCGCCGCGGCGCTCGTGCGCGTGGCCCTCGAGCTCCGTCCAAACCCGCCGGCCACCTGGCGCCGTGTCGGCGGCACGCCGTGGGTCGCGCGCGATCCCGAAGTCCTCGACGCGCTCGCTGCGCTGGCCGAGACGGCCGACAGCCTCGCCGTGGCCGAGCCGCTTCTCTCCTCCGAGGTGGTGCGCAGCAAGCTCGCCGAGGTCGCCGAGGGCACGCCGCTCGCGACGCTGCCGGCGGACCAGCGCCTCACGCTCGCCGCGCGCGCCAGCACGAACGCCGCGGCCTCGGCCCGCCTCGAGCTCTACCCGCGCGGCATGGACGCGACGCGCGCCCTGGCCCTGAGCCTCGCGGCGCTCTCGGGCGAGGGCCTCACGCCCGACGCCGTGAAGAAGCGCGTCGCCGCGCGCTACCCCGAGGCCGCGCCGCTCCCCGAGCGTCCAGCTCTCGATGCGCTGCTCGCCCCGCATGGGCTCGTGTTCATGCCTGACGTCGGCTCGGGCGAGTATGTGCGCCCGGGCGTGCACGCGCACACGTCGATGACCGTGGCACTGCCCGCGCGGAAGCCCACGGCCCCTGGCCTCCCGCAGCGGCGCAGCCCCGATGCGCAGCGGGCGGCAGCCTTCCAGGACCAGCTCGATCGCGGTGTCGCGGCGGGCCGCTTCCGCGTCGTGCAGGTACGAGCCGACATCGCGAGCCACGCGACCGACGCGCTCGCCTCGGCGCTCAAGACGAAGGCCGTGTCGCTGGACCACGAGCTCTTCGCCGCCGTTCGAAAGACCGCAGCAAAGCTCGATGTCGACTGGGCGAACATCGAGGCCGCCGACCGCGCGGGCCCCGATGGCCCTGACTGGCCGCTGCTCCTCGAGCTGGTGCGCCAGGCGACCGACGGCGTCGTCGACGACCTCTTGAAGCGCCGCGAGCAGACGCTCATCCTTGCGTGGCCCGGAGCGCTTGCGCGCTACGGCCTCTCCGGTGCGCTCTCGCACATCGTCGACGAAGCGGAGCGCGGTGACGCGCCCGCCATCCTGCTCGTGGTTCCGTCGCACGCCGACGGCACCGCCCCCTCCATCAATGGCCGGCTGCCTGTTCCCGCGCCGCTACCGAGCCAGCGGCTCGTCATGCCCGATGCGTGGCTGGCGAACGCCCACAAAGCCGCGGAGACGCCCTGA
- the mads1 gene encoding methylation-associated defense system helix-turn-helix domain-containing protein MAD1 — protein MSDEILTLPEVAQLLKVAEKTVYTMAQKAELPAFKVGGQWRFRRTDLDTWIDAKTRRAAGEEELK, from the coding sequence ATGTCGGACGAGATCCTCACGCTTCCCGAGGTCGCGCAACTCCTCAAAGTTGCAGAGAAAACCGTCTACACGATGGCGCAGAAGGCGGAGTTGCCAGCGTTCAAGGTGGGAGGGCAGTGGCGCTTCCGCCGCACGGACTTGGACACCTGGATCGACGCGAAGACCCGCCGCGCTGCCGGCGAGGAGGAGTTGAAGTGA